The genomic stretch ACCCTTGCTTGATAAACCACCTCAAACCAGACCTAATTACACAAATTATCAGACCCAGTACAGGCCAGGACCATCACCATACCAGAAAAATGACACTAAGACTAACCCTACAGGCCAAAACTACCAAAAAATAATACCAATATGACTCCCTATAGACCTAACTACAGAAACAGACCCCCTCTGCCTGTAGATGTGGAGGAAAGAAGGAGGAAGAACCTTTGTTTTTATTGTGATGAACAGTACACTGCAGGACATGTGTGTAAAGGGAAGTTGTACAAAATTCAGGTGGTTCCAATTGAGGAAAGTGATGGTACTGAGGGAGAAAGTGAGGAGATGGAAGAGGAGTGTGAAATTAATCCAGTACATAGCAGTAGGGAGGAAGGAGTGGAAGAGCAACCCTTGATTTCTCTTAATGCTATGGCTGGTCATAACTCATTTCAGACCATGAGGGTGACAGGGAAAGTGAGGACTCAAAGTGTGCATATATTAATTGACTCTGGAAGCACCCACAATTTTTTGGATGAAGCAGTGGCTAGGAAACTTGGATGTAGGATATCTAGTACTTATCCCTTGGAAGTGTCTGTGGCAAATGGTGATAAAATTGTAACCACTAAAATCTGTAAAAAGTTTAACTGGCAGTTGCATGGTGTGGAGTTTGCAGCTGATGTGATGATAGTACCTTTAGGAGGATGTGAAAATGGTGTTGGGAATACAATGGTTAGCCTCTTTAGGTCCTGTTAGTTGGGATTTTAAGGAATTAAGGATGGATTTTGTTTATAAAGAAAAGAAAGTGGTGCTGAGGGGAATAAAAGGAGGGAATTGTTATTGGTTAAATGGAGAAAAATTGAAGAAAGGGTGCATGAATGGACAGATGTTTGCTTTGCAAATACAATCTGTAGGGGACAAGCACCTTGGTGTGAGTAAAGAGAGGAATGCTAGTGAGGTAACAGAGGTGTTGGAGGAATTCCAGGATGTCTTTGCTGAACCAACCACCTTACCCCCTCACAGAACACATGACCATCAGATTCATTTGATACCTGGCACAACCCCCATAAATGTCAGGCCTTATAGATACCCAGTGATACAGAAGGATGCCATTGAACAAATCACCAAGGAAATGTTGGAGAGTGGGGTGGTACAAAGACACAGTCGAGCCCATTTTCTTCACCTGTGGTATTAGTCAAGAAAAAAGATGGTACTTGGAGACTATGTGTAGACTATAGAGAACTTAATAAACAAACAGTCAAGGATAAATTCCCCATTCCTGTCATTGATGAACTGCTTGATGAATTACATGGTTCTTcaactttttctaaaattgatttaAGGGCTGGTTATTGGCAAATCAGAATGAGCACTCAAGACATTGCCAAAACTGCTTTTAGAACACATGAAGGGCATTATGAATTTTTGGTAATGCCATTTGGACTAACAAATGCCCCCTCAACCTTCCAAAGTCTGATGAATTCCATTTTTAGTCCATATTTGAGGAAATTTATCCTGGTGTTTTTTGATGACATTCTCATTTATAGCCCTGACCTAGCATCACATAAGAAACATTTGAGGCTTGCATTACAAATTTTGAGACATCACCAATTATTTGCTAAAAAGAGCAAATGTACTTTTTGGGGTACAAAGTGGATTATCTAGGGCATATAATTTTCGAAAAGGAGTGGCCACTGACCCCTCCAAAGTTCAGGCCATGATGAGTTGGCCCTTACCAAAAACCATAAAAGAATTGAGAGGTTTTTTAGGTCTGACTGGATATTATAGGAAATTTATTAAGGGATATGGAATTATCAGCAAACCATTGACCAACTTGCTTAAGAAAAATGGTTTTATGTGGAATGAGGGAGCCACTACAGCTTTTAGAGAGTTACAGACAGCCATGAGTCAGGCACCTGTTCTGGCATTGCCTGATTTTTAGGAAGTTTTTGAAGTGGAGACAGATGCTTGTGATAAGGGAATTGGTGCTGTGTTGTCTCAAAAGGGTCACCCAATTGCATTCTTAAGCAAGTCCTTATCTGAGAAGCATTTGGGGTTGTCTACATATGAGAAAGAATTACTAGCAGTGATTTTAGCTGTGGAAAAATGGAGGCCTTACCTTATTGGCAGACACTTTATAATAAGAACAGACCATTTTAGCTTGAAGTACTTATTGGAACAAAAGATAACTACTGCATTCCAAAGCAAGTGTTTACCAAAGTTACTAGGGCTGGACTATGAAGTGGTATACAGGAAAGGGAAAGAAAACACTGTGGCAGACTCCCTTTCTAGAATCACTGGGGGAGAATTACTGGCTTTAACTGTCTCACGAGATCGGGCGGACTTATTACGAAAGTCTATGATTGGCGAGAACAGGAATGCCAAGAACGATCCAATCACTCACGAGATCGGCCTAATTCTCCCAAGTTCGAGATGGGAAGGTGATCGAGTTGAGCGAAAAGGAAATTAGTA from Silene latifolia isolate original U9 population chromosome 5, ASM4854445v1, whole genome shotgun sequence encodes the following:
- the LOC141655514 gene encoding uncharacterized protein LOC141655514, with amino-acid sequence MTPYRPNYRNRPPLPVDVEERRRKNLCFYCDEQYTAGHVCKGKLYKIQVVPIEESDGTEGESEEMEEECEINPVHSSREEGVEEQPLISLNAMAGHNSFQTMRVTGKVRTQSVHILIDSGSTHNFLDEAVARKLGCRISSTYPLEVSVANGDKIVTTKICKKFNWQLHGVEFAADVMIVPLGGCENGVGNTMVSLFRSWDKHLGVSKERNASEVTEVLEEFQDVFAEPTTLPPHRTHDHQIHLIPGTTPINVRPYRYPVIQKDAIEQITKEMLESGVVQRHSRAHFLHLWAGYWQIRMSTQDIAKTAFRTHEGHYEFLEVFEVETDACDKGIGAVLSQKGHPIAFLSKSLSEKHLGLSTYEKELLAVILAVEKWRPYLIGRHFIIRTDHFSLKYLLEQKITTAFQSKCLPKLLGLDYEVVYRKGKENTVADSLSRITGGELLALTVSRDRADLLRKSMIGENRNAKNDPITHEIGLILPSSRWEVFKIHGTPKTIVKMRQNLSKQFLERVVQMPKQVELCMSTAYHPQSDGQTEAVNKCVETYLRCMTGEYPKQWAQWIPLAQWWYNSNFHSSIGTTPYEVVFGQPPHLHVPYITGDSVVAAVDRSLQAREECIKMLKFHLQRAQVRMKNQTKVGEVAYKLELPTHAKIHPVFHVSQLRRHHGPDPVAVTLPMVDDNLLTLSNCVILERKMSRKGMGYEVHLLVQWSNGTKEDATWEEFDAFVKKFPDFNLNQT